TCTCCAGCCGGGCCCGGGCCTGCCTGAGCCGGGTCTCCACGGTCCGCGTGGGCGCCGCGTCCAGCGCGCTGATCAGCTCGCCCGGCGCCGAGGCCAGCAGGCCCGCCAGGAAACCGGCGTTCGGGTCGTTCGGATCGACCAGCGGGAACGGCAGGGCGAGGGCGGTGGCGGGGGTGTCGACGGGCCTGACGAGCGCGGGCGGGGGCAGGGCCGGGGCGGCGGGCGCGGACCTGCGCACCGGGCGTGCCCCGAGCCGGGACACGTCGCCGTCCAGGCGGGGGAACAGCTCCCGGTCCGTGACCCTCACTTCCGGCCCGAACAGGGTCGACAGGGCGGGCCGGGGCTGCCCGGTCTGCAGCGCGACCACCTCGCGGAGCACGCCCGTCAGCTGCTCGGCCATCTCCTGCGCGGAGGCGAACCGGCGGGCCGGGTCGGGGTCGGTGGCGCGCACCAGCAGCCGGTAGAAGGACTCGTAGCGGCGGAAGACGCCGACGGTGTCCGGGTCGGGCAGGGAGTCGGCGTACACGTTCGTGTAGCCCTGGAAGTCGAAGGTCAGCACCGCGAGCGTGCGGGCCACCGTGTACAGGTCGCTCGCCACCGAGGGGCCGACCTCGGCGACCTCCGGCGCCTGGTAGCCGACCGTGCCGTAGATCGCCGACTCGTCGTCGTCCATCCTCCGGACCGCGCCCATGTCGATCAGCTTGAGCTGGTCCTCGGTCTGGATGGCGTTGTCGACCTTGAAGTCGCAGTACAGCAGGTTGCGGCTGTGCAGGTGGCCGAGGGCCTCCAGGGCCTCGATGCCGTAGGCGCAGGCCTGCTCCACCGGCAGCGGATCGCGCCTGCCGTCCGGTGTCCGGCGGGCGTTGGCGATCTCCTTCAGGGACTTGCCGCCGACGTACTCCATCACGATGTAGCCGTCGAGGGAGCCGGTGCGCTGGTCCAGGTGCTCCACAAAGTTGTAGATCCGCACGATGTTGGCGTGCTCGATCTCCGCGAGGAAGCGCCGCTCGGAGATCGCGGCGGCCATCGCGTCCTGGTCGCCGGTGTCGAGCAGGCCCTTGAGCACCACCCAGCGGTCGGAGACGGCCCGGTCCACGGCGAGATAGATCCAGCCGAGACCGCCGTGCGCCAGACAGCCCGCGACCTCGTACTGGCCGTGCACCACGTCCCCGGCCTTCAGCTTCGGCACGAAGGAGTACGGATGCCCGCACTTGGTGCAGAAACCCTCCGTACGGCCCGGGCGGTTGCCGCGGGCCCGCCCCACCGGCGCCCCGCAGTCCGAGCGGGAGCAGAACCGCTTCCGCTCCGGCACCTCCGGGTTCTCCAGCACCATCGAGCGCGGGTCCGGCCGGGGCACCTGCGGCACATGCACCAGACCGGCGCCGAGCCGTCCGCGCGTCGACGCCCCCGACGACGAACCCGAGCTGCGCACCGACACCGAGCGTCCGCTGGACCGGCCGGACAGGGACCGCGAGAGCCGTCCGGACACCGAGCGGCGCGACTTCGACGACTGGGACGACGAACGCGAACCGCCGCTGTCCACCGCGCCCTTGGCCACCCCGGTGGGCGCCGAGCCGACCATGCCCCTCGCCGAGACCACGGGCGCGAGGCCGCAGGTGTCGCAGTACAGCTCGCCGCCGCCGACGTCCTCGTACGACCCCTCGCAGCCCGGCCGCTGACAGCTCTGCCCCGGCTGGCTCATGGCTGGTCCCCCTTACGGTCCTCGGGCGCGCTCGCGCCGAGCAGTTCGGCCGCCGCCTTCTGGTAGCGCAGCACGGCCTGTTCGGCCACCCGCAGGTCGCAGGGCGCGCTCCACAGCATCCGCCGGGCCGCGTCGTACCGCTCGACCAGCATCGGGTCCTCCGCCAGGCCGTGCCGGGCCACCTTCGCCTTGTAGGCGTCGAGCCGGCCGCGCAGCTCGGCGCGGACCGCGAGCGGGGCGGTGACGGCGGTCAACTGCTCACGCGCGCGCAGCAGTTCGTCCTCCGCCTTCTGCTCCAGGGACTCCAGCAGCGGGGAGAGGCGGTGCCACTGGCCCTGCCTGCGGTACTCGGCCGCCGTCGCCAGCTGCTCCTGGAGCACGGTCGGCGGGCCGCTGACCACCGGCACCTCGGTCGCCGCGATCTTCGCCAGCACCTCGCCGCGCGCCGCGCGGGCCTCGGCGAGGGTGCGGTCGGCGCGCGAGAGCAGGTCCCGCAGCCGGATCAGCCGCGCCTCCGCGTCCTGCCGGACCTGCAGCACGGCGTCGATCTCCCGGCGCACGTCCTCCAGGGCGCGCGCCTCACGGTCGTACACCGTGGTGTCCGGACGGCCGCCGCCGGGCGCCGAACTGCCCTCGGCCGGCACCCAGAAGGCCAGCGGGTCGGAGATCACCTCCGCGCGGAGCCTGGTGAGCGTGCGGGTGATCCGCTCCAGGTCGTCGCCGGCCGGGTGCTCGCCGGGGCGCACGCCGACGGAGTGCGCGAGCTTGCGGGTGCGCTGCAGTTCCGCGGCGAGTAAATCGATCCGCGCGGGCAGCGCCGACCACACCGCGTCGGCGGCGACGACCAGGTCCAGGCTCGTCGCGTACAGCTCGTTCATCCGGTCGACCAGGCCGGACAGCGTGAACGACTCGCTGAGCGTGCCGTCCCCGGCCACGGTGACGGACTCGCCGCGCAGCAGCTCGGTCAGCTCCGCCAGGTCCTCGCGGCTGGACCAGCGGCGCCGGGCGCGGATCTCCCGGGCGGTGCGCAGCGCGGCGGCGTAGGCGTCGAAGTACCCCCACAGCCGGGTGATCCGCGCCTCCGTGGCCTGCCAGCGTTCCCTGGTGACCCCGGTCAGTTCGGCGCCCTCGAGAAGTCTGCGGCCCGCGTGGTCCTGCAGCGCCAGCAGCGAGGTCTCGATCGCCTCGTGCTCCTGGCCGAGCCGCGCCAGCGCACGGTCCACCTCGTCCCGGTCCATCACCGGCCCGGCGGGGTCCGTGACGCCCATCGATCACCTCTCGCTGCTCGTCTGTTCCGGTCGTCTTCCCGGCGTCCCTCCGGGTCGGATGCGGCTCAGCCCGTCCGCAGGTACTGCGGCGCGGGCGGCTTGGACGCCGAGGAGTCCTTACCCAGTGTCGCCGACAGCCACTTGTCGTACGACGCCTGCCAGCCGCCGGCGCGGTAGCCCACCAGAATGCGATTGACCCGGCGTACCAGATCGGAGGCGTCCTTCTTCATCGCCACGCCGTAGTACTCGGTGGTGAACGCCCCGCCCTTCAGTTCGACCGTCGGGTCCTGCGCGGCCTGGCTGGCGGCGAGCGCGCCGTCGGTCACCACCGCGTCCACCTCGCCGAGTTGCAGCCTCACCAGGCAGTCCAGCTGGTTCGGGACGGTGGTGGAGATGTCGGCGGTGGCGGGCAGGGCGCCGCTCTTCCTGTCGGCGTCCAGCTTGGCGTACGCCGTCGAACCGGCCGCCGTGCAGATCCTCTGGTGCGCCAGTGTGCCGTTGTAGCCGGTGATGGACGACGACTTGGGGGCGAGGACCTGCTGCCCGGTCTTGAAGTAGGGCGCGGAGAACGCCACCTGGGACAGCCGGTCGCAGGTGATCGTCATGGTCCGCACCACCATGTCCACCCGGCCGTCCTGGATCGCGGAGATCCGCTGGCTGGTCGGGATCGCCTTGAACTGCACCGCGTCCGGGTCGCCGAGGATGTCCTGGGCTATCCGGTGCACCAGGTCGATGTCGAAGCCCTCCAGCTCCGCGCCGGGGGTGTTGGGGTTGCGGTAGCCCCAGTGGTAGCTGTTCTGGTCGACGCCGACGATCAGCTTGCGCCGGGCGCCGGTACGGGACTTGATCGCGTCGATCGTCGGCCCGTCGGCGCCGGACGGCGCCAGGGTCTGCTTCTGCGCCTCGGAGTCCGTGCAGTCGCTCGCGCGGGCCTGCACCCCCGCGGCGACGGCCTGCCCGGAGCGCTGCGGCCGGTGCGGGGCCTGCTGGGTGCACGGCAGCAGCAGCACGAGGCCCAGTGCGAGCGCGCACAGCACCGCCATCGCGCCGACGCCGCCCCAGCCCCGCAGGGAGGCTCGTACACGCGTCGCGTACATCGTCAGGCCTCCTGTCACCGGTACTCCGAAAGTCTGCGGCCGACCCCGGCCAGCGCGCCGGCCGCGCCGAGCACCGCGAGCACGGCCGCGCCGACCGGCAGCCCGGTCATGGCGTCCCGTCCGTCGCCGGCGGCCCGCGCGAACTCGTCCTGCTCGTGCCCGATCGCCTGGGCGAGGTTGCGGTCGACGCTGTCGAAGCACTCGCCGGTGGCGCCCTCGGCGCCGATGACCTTGTCCAGCGCCTGCTGGAAGTTGCCGTTCTCGTCCTCGGTGCGGGCGGCGGCGTGGCGCTGCTTCCACACTGCCATGTTGCCCTCTGCGGCCTTCACCGGCGTGGTGCCGCCCCGGTCGTCGGCGAGCTTCTCGGCGCGGGTCAGACCGTCGCCGAGCACGGTCATGTCCTTGTCGAAGTCGTAGTAGTACGCGTCGTACGTCCGCCCGCCGACCGTGACGGTCTCGGCGCCGCGCGCCACCAGGCTCAGGTTCTCGTTGCCGCGCGCCTTCAGGGAGGCGATCCGGGCGTCGTGCAGCACGGTCAGGGAGCGGATGCCGTGGTCGTAGGAGCCGTTCAGGTCCGAGCGGGCCACCATGTGCCCGACGACCAGCCACAGCAGGGCGATCGCGGTGGCGGCCGACGCGGCGACCAGGCCGTGGTTGAGGACGCGGTTGGTGCGCCGGTACATGCGGTGCTGGGCCCAGCCGAGCGCGGCGAGCGCGAGCACGCCGAGCGCGATGGCGAGCCACGGGTACGGCGTGGCGTCGCCGTAGTCGGCGTCGAGCCGCTGGTTCTCGGTGGTGTAGAGATCCTCCGCGGCCGGGAGCATCTCCTTCTGCATCTTCTCGTTGGCGTACCGCAGATACGCGCCGCCGACCGGGTACCCCTGCCGGTTGTACGTCCGCGCCCGCTCGATGAGCCCCTTGTACTCGGGCAGCAGCCGGTTCAGCCTCGCGATGGTGGCCTCGGACGCCGATCCCGGCTCGGCGTTGGCGGCGGCCGTGACGAGGCCCCCGGCGGCGGTCCGGATGTCCTTCTCGTACCGGTCCCGGGAGGCGGCCGTCTCCTGACCGCCCGCCAGGAAGGCGCTGGAGGCGGCCGTGTTGGCGTCGGCCAGCGAGCGGTAGATGTCGGCCGCGCCGGAGCTGAGCGGCTGGCTGCGGTGCAGCACGTCGTCGGCGGCGGCCGCCCGCTCACTGGCCTGCCAGGCGGTGACCGCGCCGAACACCACGACCAGCAGCGCCAGTACGGCCCCGATGATCCGCAGCCGGCCCGGCTCGGTGGTCGCCGCGGACCGCAGCCGGTCGACGCCCTCGGCGAACGCGGTCCGCCGGGCGGCCGGCGCGGGGGAGCCGGCCGGGACGGGGCGGCCGGGCTGCGCGGGGATGCCGGGGGCGGCGGGCAGGCCGGGACCCGCCGCCGGTGGTGCCGTACTGCTCTGCGGCGCGTGTGTCACTCGACCTCCCCCAGGGCCATTCGTCGCCGCTCAGTATCGCGGCACGCACCGGCCTCCGCACCGGCCTTCACTGGATCTTGATCGGATCGCAGTGTGCGCTGTCCTTGAAAACGCCCTGTGCACCTGTTCGGTTCCGCTGGGGCGGCTATCCCGTCCAGTACCCGCGCGCCCGCTCCTGCGCCTGCGTTCCCGCGCCCAGCCGGTCCAGGCCCAGCAGGGCCGCGCCGAGGACCGGGCTCGCCGTGACCACGCGGACGTCGGCCTTGGGGGCGCGGGCCGCCAGCAGGTCGCGGACGGCGTCGTCCAGCAGGGCGTGACCGGCCGTCAGGACGCTGCCGCCGAGCAGGACCGGCGTCTCCTCGTCGAGCAGGTCCAGGCGGGTCAGCGCCACCGTGGCCAGCACCGCGACCTCCTCCGCGAGCCGGGCCACGATCGAGCGGGCCACCGCATCGCCCCCGGCGGCCGTCGCGAACAGCACCGGGGTCAGCTCGTGCCGGCGGTCGTGGTCGATGTGCTCCAGGTGCAGCGCCTCGATGAGCGCGTACATGGTCGGCAGTCCGAAGTGCGCGGGCAGGTCGCGGCTGAGCGCGGTCGGCTCGCCCCGGCCGTCCTCCGCGCGCGCCGCGAACCACAGCGCCTCCTCCGCCAGCCCCCAGCCCCCGCCCCAGTCGCCGGAGATGCGGCCGATCGCCGGGAAGCGTGCGGTACGGCCGTCGGGGCGCATGCCGACGCAGTTGATGCCCGCCCCGCACACCACGGCCACACCGCGCGGCTCGGCGACGCCCGCCCGCAGGATCGCGAAGGTGTCGTTGCGCACGGTCACCGAGCCGCCCCAGCCGCGCGCCCGCAGCGCCGCCGCCAACTGCTCCTCCTCCACCGGCAGATCGGCGTTCGCCAGGCAGGCCGAGACATGGCTGACCGAGGCGACGCCCGCTGCGGCGAAGGCCCGCGCGACCGGGTCCGCCAGCGCGTCCAGCGCCGCCGCCACCCCCACCGCGGGCGGGCGGAAGCCGCCGCCGCGGGCCGTGGCCAGCACCTCCCCGGCGGCGGTGACCACGGCCACGTCGGTCTTGCTGTTGCCCGCGTCGATCGCGAGTACCCCCGCGGGAGAGGATGAGGTCAGGCCCACGCGAGGTGCTCCCGGTTGTGTGCGACGAGCTGGTCGGTGAGGTTCTCGGCGTAGGCGTACTGGCCGATCAGCGGGTGGGCGAGCAGGGCGCGGAAGACGCGGTCGCGGCCGCCGTGCAGCGCCGCCTGGAGCGCCAGGTCCTCGTACGCCGTCACGTTCGCGACCAGCCCGGCGAACAGGGGGTCCAGGTCCGGCACCGGCAGCGGGACCGGCCCGCAGGGGCCGACCGCGGCCTGGACCTCGATCACCGCGTCGTCCGGGAGGAAGGGCAGGGTGCCCTTGTTGACGGTGTTCACCACCTGGTACGGGCTGCCCGCCCCGCCCAGCAGCGCCGCCGCCAGGTCCACGGCCGCCTCCGAGTAGTAGGCCCCGCCCCGCTTGGCGAGCAGCGCCGGCTTCTCGTCCAGGGCCGGATCGCCGTACATCGTCAGCAGCTCCCGCTCCATCGCCGCCACTTCGGCGGCCCGGGACGGCTTGGTGCGCAGCTCCCGCACGACCTCGTCGTGGGCGTAGTAGTAGCGCAGGTAGTAGGAGGGGACCACGCCCAGCCGGTCCAGCAGCGGGCGCGGCAGGTGGAGGTCGCCGGCGATCGCGTCGCCGTGCTCGGCGAGCAGTTTCGGCAGGACGTTCTCGCCTTCCGGACCGCCGAGACGCACACCGGTCTCCCACGTCAGGTGGTTGAGGCCCACATGGTCCAGATGCACATCCGCCGGGGCGACACCGAGCAGGCCGGCGAACTTCCGCTGGAAGCCGATCGCCACGTTGCACAGGCCGACCGCCCGGTGCCCGGCCTGGAGCAGGGCGCGGGTGACGATGCCGACCGGGTTGGTGAAGTCGATGATCCAGGCACGGGGGTTGGCCCGGCGGACCCGTTCGGCGATGCCGAGGACGACCGGGACCGTGCGCAGCGCCTTGGCGAGGCCGCCCGCGCCGGTGGTCTCCTGCCCGACGCAGCCGCAGGTGAGCGGCCAGGTCTCGTCCTGCTCGCGGGCCGCCTGCCCGCCGACGCGCAGCTGGAGCAGCACGGCGTCGGCGCCGTCCACGGCCGCGTCCAGGTCGGCGGTGGTGACGATCCGGCCCGGATGGCCCTGCTTGGCGAGGATACGGCGCGCCAGGCCGCCCACCAGCTCCAGGCGTTCGGCGGCCGGGTCCACGAGGACGAGTTCCTCGACGGGCAGGGTGTCCCGCAGGCGCGCGAAGCCGTCGACGAGTTCGGGGGTGTAGGTCGAGCCTCCGCCGACCACGGTGAGTTTCACAGTCGGATCAACCCTTTACTCCGGTGAGGGTGACGCCCTCGACGAACGCCCGCTGGGCGAAGAAGAACACGAGGATCACGGGGGCCATGACCAGCACGGTCGCGGCCATCGTCAGGTTCCAGTCGGTGTGGTGGGCGCCCTTGAAGGACTCCAGGCCGTAGGACAGGGTCCAGGCGCCGGGGTTCTCGGACGCGTAGATCTGCGGGCCGAAGTAGTCGTTCCAGGCGTAGAAGAACTGGAAGAGGGCGACGGCGGCGATGCCCGGCCGGGCCATCGGCAGGACCACCTTCAGCAGGGTCCTCAGGTCCCCGCAGCCGTCCACCTTCGCCGCGTCCAGGTACTCGTTCGGGATGGTCATCAGGAACTGGCGCAGCAGGAAGATGGAGAACGCGTCCCCGAACGCCATCGGGATGATCAGCGGCCACAGCGTGCCGGACAGGTCCAGCTGCTTCGCCCAGAACAGGTACATCGGGATGATGACCACCTGCGGGGGCAGCATCATCATCGAGATCACCAGCATGAGCGACAGGTTGCGGCCCCGGAAGCGGAACTTGGCGAGCGCGTACGCCACCGGGATCGACGACGCCACGGTGAGCACGGTGCCCAGGCCCGCGTAGATCAGCGTGTTCTTCCACCAGGTCAGGAAGCCCGGAGTACGGAGCACGCTCTTGTAGTTGCCCCACTCCCAGGTGTGCGGGATCAGATCGCGGCTGAGCGCCTGGCTGTCGCTCATCAGCGAGGTCAGGAAGACGAACACGAAGGGCAGGGTGAAGAACAGCGCGGCGGCGACGCCGAGGGAGTGGACGGCGATCCACTCCAGCAGGGCCCGGCGCCGGGCGGTGCGCTCGGCGGGCGAGACCGGCGCCCGCAGTTCCACCGGTTTGTCCAGTACCTGGGTCATGGTCAGTCACCTGCCTGGACGAGACCGCCCCGGCGTCGCATCAGCAACCCGGTGAACCCCATCGACAGGGCGAACAGCACCAGCGCCACCACACAGGCCGAGCCGTAGTCGAAGCGCTGGAAGCCGAGGTTGTAGACGAGCTGGGGCAGGGTGAGCGTGGACTTGTCGGGGTAGCCGGGCTCGAACTGGGTGCCCGCGCCCTGGATCACCCCGGAGGCGACCTTCCCGGCGATCAGCGGCTGCGTGTAGTACTGCATGGTCTGGATCACGCCGGTGACGACCGCGAACATCACGATCGGGGAGATGTTCGGCAGCGTGACGTACCGGAACCGCTGCCAGACCGAGGCGCCGTCCAGCTCGGCCGCCTCGTACTGCTCGGCCGGCACGTCCAGCAGCGCGGCCATGAAGATCACCATGAGGTCGCCGATGCCCCACAGGGCCAGCAGGGTGAGGGCCGGCTTGGACCAGGCGGGGTCGTTGAACCAGCCCGGCGCCGGGATGCCCGCCTTCTCCAGGATCGAGTTCACCGGGCCGGTGCCGGGGTTGAGCAGGAAGGCGAAGGCCATGGTGGCCGCCACCGGCGGGGCGAGGTAGGGCAGGTAGAACAGGGTGCGGAAGACGCCCGTCCCCGTCTTGATCTTCGTGATGAGCAGGCCGATACCGAGCCCGAAGACGACCCGGAGGGTCACCATCACCAGCACCAGCCACAGGGTGTTGCGCAGGGCCGGCCAGAACAGCGGGTAGTGCTCGAAGACATAGGCCCAGTTCTTGCCCCCGCTCCACGTCGGCGGCTTGAAGCCGTCGTAGTGCATGAAGGAGAAATAGACCGTCGAGACCAGCGGGTACGCGAAGAACACCGCGAACCCGATCAGCCAGGGCGACATGAAGGCGAGAGTCCGCAGTGCCGACCGGCGGTGCCTGGACGCCAGAGTGACCGTGCTCATCGGCTACTTCGCCTGCGCGATGTCGGTGTCGATCTGTGCCGCCGTCTTCCTCAGGCCGGCCTTCAGGTCGGTGACCTTGCCGCTTTCGTAGTCGTAGCCGAACTGCTGGATCGTCACGAGGTACTGGCCGCCGTTGACGGAGGCGGGAGTCGTGGCGGAGTAGGGGTTGGCGGCGATGTCCAGGAAGGTCTTGAAACGCGGGTCGTACTTCAGCTTGGGGGATTTCAGCGCGGCCAGCGTGGAGGGGACGTTGTGGATGTCGTTGGCGAATCCGACCACCGCGTCCGTGTCCGTGCTGACGTACTTCACGAACTCCCAGGCCGCGTTCTGCTTGTGGCTGGTGGCGGCGATGCCCGCGATGGTGCCGGTGATGTAGCCCTTGCCGTACTGGTTCACCTGGTCGTCGGGCACGGGCAGCGGGGCGACCCCGATGCCGAACGCCGGCTTGGCCTGCTCGGCCATGCCGAGCCGCCACTCGCCGTCGAGCTGCATGGCGACCTGGCCGGTGTGGAAGGGGTGCTTGGGGCCCCATTCGTCGCCGAGGGTGGCCCGGAACCTCTCCAGCTTCTGGAATCCGCCGAGTTCGTCCACGAGCCGCTTCTGGAGTGCGAAGCCCTGCTGGAACGCCGGGTCCTTGGCGAGGTCGGACTTGCCGTCCTTGTCGAAGTACGTCGGCGAGAACTGCGCGAAGTAGTGCTCCGTGGTGGATTCCCAGCCGTGGTAGTCCGGCATGAATCCCAGCTGCTGGTAGCCGTCGCCCTGCGGAATCGTCAGCTTCTTGGCGTCGGCCTCGAACTCGGACCAGGTCTTCGGCGGACGCGCGATGCCGGCCTTCCGGAACGCGGTCTTGTTGTAGTAGAGCCCGTAGGCGTCACCGAGCAGCGGCACCGTGCAGCGGTTGCCGTCGAACTGGGTGTACTCGTTCATCGGCTTCGGGAACGTCTTCTCCGGGTCGATCCCCGCTTTCTTGAAGAAGGGGTTGAGGTCGACCAGCGCGCCCGAGGAGCAGAACTTGCCCACGTTGTTGGTGGTGAACGAGGAGATCACATCCGGCGCCTTGTCGCCGCCGGACCGCAGCGCCTGGTTGATCTTGTCGTCGGTCATGTTGCCGACGACGTTCACGTGGATGTTGGGGTGCGCCTTCTCGAAGCCGGCGACCAGGGACTTGACCGCCTTGACCTCGTTCGGCGCGCTCCAGGCGTGCCAGAAGTTGATCGTCGTGTCCTTCGAGGCGTCGTCCGTGGCACCGGAGCCGGGCTGCCCCGTGCAGGCGGAGGCGGCGAGCAGGACGGCGCAGGCGGTCAGGGCGAAAGCCGCTTTTCGGGCAGCTGAGGGTACGGCTTCGGGCATGGCGCGGTCTCCCAGCGGGACGGGGTGGGTGAGAGGGGGGCCTAGCGCGAGGTGTCGAAGACCTCGTCGCGGGTGGTGCCGAGCGCGGACTCCAGCGCGCCGCGCAGGACGGGGTGTTCGTGGACGTCGCCGACGACCAGCCGGGGGCGGGCCGCGGCCAGCTCCGCCAGCTCGGCCTGGACGAGGGCGCGCAGCACCTCGCCGCCGGCCGTCAGTGCGGTGCCGCTGAGGACGACGAGTTCGGGGTCGAGGACGGAGACGAGCGAGGCGAGACCGGTGGCGAGCCGGGTCGCGTAGGTGCGCAGCAGCTCCCGGTAGGGGCCGGTGGCGTGGTCGGCGGCGCGGGCGACGAGGGCGGCGGCCACGTCCGGGTACGGCCCCGACGGCACGTCCGCGATGCCGAGTTCCCGGGCCAGCTTCGGTACGGCCTGGGAGCCGGCCAGCTCCTGGTAGCCGCCGCTGTTGGCCTTGGTCACCTGCCGCACCAGGGGCGTGCCCGGCACCGGCAGGAAGCCGACCTCGCCGGCGCCGCCGGTCCAGCCCCGGTGCAGCCGGCCGCCGAGGACCAGGGCGGCTCCGAGCCCCTCCTGGTTCCACAGCAGCACGAAGTCGCCGTGGCCCCGGGCCGCCCCGAGCCGCTGTTCGGCGAGGGCGACGAGGTTGACGTCGTTCTCGTACTCCACCGGCATCGGCAGGGCGGCGGCGAGCTCGTCGAGCAGGCTGGGGGAGTGCCAGCCGGGCAGGTGGGAGGCGTAGCGCAGCCGGCCGGTGTTCGGGTCGAAGGCGCCCGGGGTGCCGATGACCAGCCGGTGCACGTCGGAGCGGGCGAGACCGGCGGCCTTGACGGCGCCGTCGAGGGCGTCGGTGACCTGCTGGACGACGGGCTGCGCCGGCCGCCGTCCCGGCGTGGGCAGTTCGAACTCGCCCACCGTGCGGCCGGTGATGTCGGCGACCGCGGCGCGGATGCGGGTGGGGGTGACGTCCAGCCCCGCGGCGTACGCGGCGCCGGGGTTGACCGCGTACAGCTGGGCGTTGGGGCCGGGGCGGCCCTCGCTGGTGCCGGTCACCCGGACCAGCCCGGCCGCCTCCAGGCGGGCCAGCAGCTGGGAGGCGGTCGGCTTGGACAGGCCGGTGAGCTTCCCGATCCGGGTGCGCGACAGCGGACCGTGCTCCAGCAGCAGGTCCAGGGCGGCGCGGTCGTTCATGGCGCGCAGCACGCGCGGGGTGCCCGGCGTACCGGCGGTTCCTGCCATGGGTCGACACCTGCCCTTCCAGCCGCCCAGCTTCTCAGCGCCCCGGCGGGAACGTCCAGTCTTGGATCACTGGCCGACCGGAGATCACTGTTAGGAAACTTTCCTATTGGCGTGGGAGGAACGTAAGCCCAGGACGAAGGGGGCGTCAAGAGACGACGGCGCCGAGGAGACGGAGTCGTTATCTCGGGGGCGCCGGGGCTCAGGCGTCGCGGAAGGGGGTGGTGTCGAGCGTGGGGTACGGCGCCGGGAGCGGGAGGGGCTCACCGAGGCTCACCTTGGTGTCGGTGGCGTAGTACGCCTCGGTGGGGTCGTCGCCGGGGGGATCGGGTCCGTGTAGCAGTGGGCCGACTTGGAGTGGCGGTCGATGAGGACGTGGACGGGGATGCCGGCGGCGGCGTAGGTGCGGAACTTGGGGCCGGTGTCGGTCTCGTGGTCGGTGGAGGTGACTTCGCCGACCAGGGCGAGCAGGTCCGCGGGGTACCAGCCGGGGTGTGCGGCGTTGTGGGACTCGTCCGTGGGGCCGGGCTTGTGGCGCAGTGCGTACAGGTCCGGGATGAGCAGGGCCGCCGTGCCGCCGGTGCCGTCGGTGAATCGGTAGCCGTTGCCCGTGCCGACGTGCGGGGTCTGGCGGGATCGCAGCTGGAGGAGCAGGCTCAGGACGGCTTCGTTGTGCCCGTTGCCAGGCGGGGACTACGGTACGAGGGCCCGGCCCTCGATGAACTCGGGGCGTACGGGCATGGGCGAGACGGCTTCGTACGCCGCGAGGAGCCGGACGGGCTCCATGCGGTCCATCGGGTCCGGCTCGGGAGGTCGGTCGGTGGGCATGGGCAGAACGATGGGGCACCCCGTGCGCGCCACGCGCCGGGATGCCCCACCTGTTCACTCGAACGAGTGTGCTGAACCGTTCCGTTACTTGGCCGGCGGTGCCGCTCGTCCCGGTGTGATGGGCGCCGTCGCCGCCACGCGGGGGGAGTCCGCGTCGGCGTACA
This genomic interval from Streptomyces sp. NBC_00557 contains the following:
- a CDS encoding carbohydrate ABC transporter permease, producing MSTVTLASRHRRSALRTLAFMSPWLIGFAVFFAYPLVSTVYFSFMHYDGFKPPTWSGGKNWAYVFEHYPLFWPALRNTLWLVLVMVTLRVVFGLGIGLLITKIKTGTGVFRTLFYLPYLAPPVAATMAFAFLLNPGTGPVNSILEKAGIPAPGWFNDPAWSKPALTLLALWGIGDLMVIFMAALLDVPAEQYEAAELDGASVWQRFRYVTLPNISPIVMFAVVTGVIQTMQYYTQPLIAGKVASGVIQGAGTQFEPGYPDKSTLTLPQLVYNLGFQRFDYGSACVVALVLFALSMGFTGLLMRRRGGLVQAGD
- a CDS encoding ABC transporter substrate-binding protein — encoded protein: MPEAVPSAARKAAFALTACAVLLAASACTGQPGSGATDDASKDTTINFWHAWSAPNEVKAVKSLVAGFEKAHPNIHVNVVGNMTDDKINQALRSGGDKAPDVISSFTTNNVGKFCSSGALVDLNPFFKKAGIDPEKTFPKPMNEYTQFDGNRCTVPLLGDAYGLYYNKTAFRKAGIARPPKTWSEFEADAKKLTIPQGDGYQQLGFMPDYHGWESTTEHYFAQFSPTYFDKDGKSDLAKDPAFQQGFALQKRLVDELGGFQKLERFRATLGDEWGPKHPFHTGQVAMQLDGEWRLGMAEQAKPAFGIGVAPLPVPDDQVNQYGKGYITGTIAGIAATSHKQNAAWEFVKYVSTDTDAVVGFANDIHNVPSTLAALKSPKLKYDPRFKTFLDIAANPYSATTPASVNGGQYLVTIQQFGYDYESGKVTDLKAGLRKTAAQIDTDIAQAK
- a CDS encoding ROK family transcriptional regulator, whose amino-acid sequence is MAGTAGTPGTPRVLRAMNDRAALDLLLEHGPLSRTRIGKLTGLSKPTASQLLARLEAAGLVRVTGTSEGRPGPNAQLYAVNPGAAYAAGLDVTPTRIRAAVADITGRTVGEFELPTPGRRPAQPVVQQVTDALDGAVKAAGLARSDVHRLVIGTPGAFDPNTGRLRYASHLPGWHSPSLLDELAAALPMPVEYENDVNLVALAEQRLGAARGHGDFVLLWNQEGLGAALVLGGRLHRGWTGGAGEVGFLPVPGTPLVRQVTKANSGGYQELAGSQAVPKLARELGIADVPSGPYPDVAAALVARAADHATGPYRELLRTYATRLATGLASLVSVLDPELVVLSGTALTAGGEVLRALVQAELAELAAARPRLVVGDVHEHPVLRGALESALGTTRDEVFDTSR
- a CDS encoding Uma2 family endonuclease → MSLLLQLRSRQTPHVGTGNGYRFTDGTGGTAALLIPDLYALRHKPGPTDESHNAAHPGWYPADLLALVGEVTSTDHETDTGPKFRTYAAAGIPVHVLIDRHSKSAHCYTDPIPPATTPPRRTTPPTPR